GACGCTGACCTCGATCACCCGCACTTTCGGATTGGCGAGGTTCTGCTCCAGCCAATCGGTGGTGACGAGCGGGCCTGAATTCGCGAATGCCACCGTCGCGCCGGCGACGAGCAAGGTCGCCGCGACTGCCAGTCGCCTGAACAGGTGCTTTATGGACATGATCAACCCTCCAATAGTCACCCCGGCAAGCGTTGTTCACCTTGCTGTGGATGGGGAGGTATCATCGCGCGTGCCCGGTTCTTTCCAAGGCGATCAATTGTTTTTTGTTGAGCCAAGACTTGGTGCAAAATTTTACTGAAACGAAGATTGAGAGAAGTCTCTGTTATTGTCTGGGGGAGGGGCAAAACAATCGGCGGCTGTCGTCGGAGCGCCTCGGGGATTTCGCTCATCGGCACCATGGCCTTGACGACCGCGGTCAGCTGGCGCTCCACCGTCGCGATGCTGCATTCACCGGGCTTGTTCGTGGTTGTCACGGAATTCTCCTTATGCGACGGCGTCCGGGCTTGATCGCAGCCACCTGCGATCACCCGGGGACGAACCGGCGGACACCAATCCGACATGCAGCCGAAAACGTCGGGCGACGGGTGCCGCCGGATCGACTGTCGGGTGGAGGTCGACGTCGGACCGGTGCTTTTTGGGCGGATTTCGCCTATATCTATCGCATGAACGCGCCAGGGCATTCCCAAGCGGTCGCGGCCGGTTCCACTGCACAGCGAGTGGATCACCTGGTCGCGCGCACGGTGAACGCGCCCTACATCCGGGTCATCACCCCGGAGATCCTTGCCAGCTGCATCGCGACCGGCAATTTTCACGATTGGATCGTCCACGTCGCGGCCTTCTTCACCGATGTTCGGCCCAACCTGATCCTCAGCTTTGCCTCGCAGCACAGCATCGGGGTCGCCCAGCTCGCCAAAGTCTATGATGCCATGAAGGCGAAGACCGGGGAGCGGAACCTTGGTCTGGAGGCCAAGCTTGACTCAGTGGCACGCGCTGCTTGAACGAGCCGTCTCGGGTTTGGAGGCTCTATCGGATGGCGGAATGCCGTTGCCGCATGGGCGCTAGGTGGTGGGACAGCCATCATGTTGTGGTTGAACCATCGCACCAGCAAAGACATCGACATCTTCATCGACGATCCTCAATACCTTGGCATCTCTCACCCAGGCTGGGTGCGGAGGGAGTTTGGCATTGCCAGGACTATGACGAGGCCGCCCACTATCTGAAGCTTGGATACCCCGAGGGTGAGATCGACTTCATCGTCAGCCCCCACATCACCGACCTGCCGCTCACACGGCGCATCATCCCTGCCGATCTCCCCCTCGGTATTCGCGAGCACGCGATCGACATTGAGCATCCGGTCGAGACCGCGATCAAGAAAATGCGCCATCGTGGCGCCGAGATGAAAGTCCGCGACGCCTTTGATCTCAGCGTCGTCGACGCGGTCCATCGCGACACGTTGCGCGCGTCGCTTCATCACGTGTCTCACGAGCGTGCCGCCATGCTGCAGCGTCTTGACCGAATGGATCCCGGCTTGTTTTCGAGTGAAATCCAGGAACTGGCCGTTATGCCGGAGCGGCAAGGTATTGCCGAAAGGGCGATGTCTTTGACCCGGGATCTCGTCGAAGCCATTCCCTTGCCGGTATCGGATCGGGGCGGGAGTTAGACCGAACGCATCCGACTTCATTGGCCCTGCGCGGAGGCCGCTCACCCCTTCAAATCCGCCACCCTCTGAAACACCGACAAGGTCCGCCGGATATGGTCGCGCATGGCGCGTTCGGCGGCCGGCGCATCACGCGCGATCAGCGCATCGACGATGCGCTGGTGGTCGGCATTGCCCAGCCGCATTTCCTCGCCCAGCGTCAGCCGGGCGACCGGCCCGTTGAAATAGAACTGGCCGGTCTCGTAGATCGCGCTGGCGAGTTCGGGGTTCTTGGCCGCCGCGATCACCGCATCGTGGAAGGCGCGGTTGGTTTTCACCCGCAACGCCTCGTCGGCCGGCGTCAAGGCGAGGCGCTCCTGGTGCAGGTTCGCGATGACGGCGAGGTCCGCTGCGGTGGCCCGCTCGGCCGCGAGATAAGTGGCATACCCTTCCAGGCCGGCGCGCACCTCCGACTTTCGCTGCATCTCCTCGGTCGTATATTCGCGCACTGACCAGCCGCGCTTGCGCGGCACGATCAGGCCCGCCGCCGCGAGCCGCTGCAGGCTTTCGCGCACCGGCGTGCGGCTGACGGCCAGGCGCTCGGCGAGATCGGCCTCGATCAGCGGTTCGTTCGGCCTGAGATCGCCGGTCACGATGGCCGCGCGCAGCCATTCATAGACATCGCTGGAGCGGCGGGCGGCGGGGCTCCTGGTCATCGCGATGCCGCTACCGGCTGGGGGCCGGCGAAGCCAGGGGTGAGACAGTGACGATCAGTTTGCATGCAAAATAGAATGCCATATGGTGCCTCCCGAGAAAAGGACTTGCGGGCGAGCTTTTTGCCGGCGGTGGCGGCGAAGTGTCCGCTGCGGCGGGCGGCATGCGACGTCTGCCTGTTAACGACGGCACATCGCGAGGAGACCAGGCGTGGCTGAGATACGAGCGGGCGGGCAGGGCGAATACGCCCTTGAAGGGCGGGTCGCCATCGTCACCGGCGGCAGCAACGGCATCGGCGCGGCAACGGTCCGGCGCCTGGCGGCCGGCGGTGCCACCGTCGTCGTCGGTTACAACAGCGGGCAGGAGCGGGCCGAGGCGCTGATCGGCGAATTGCCCGGGGCAGGGCATCTGGCCCTGCAGATTCCGATGGAGGACACGAGCGCCATCGTCGCGGCGGCGGAGGCTGTCGCAACCCGCTTCGGCCGCGCCGACATGCTGGTCAATTCCGCCGGCGTCACCCGTGCCGTGCCCCATGCCGATCTCGATGGGCTCACCGACGAGGTCTTCGACCGCATCCTGCGGACCAATGTGCGCGGCCCCTTCGCCACCATCCGCGCCTTCGCGCCGCTGATGAAGCGTGGCGGCGATGCCATCATCGTCAACATCTCCTCCCTGTCGGCGGTCACTGGGCTCGGCAGCAGCATCGCCTATTGCGCCTCGAAGGCAGCGCTCGACACGATGGGCCTGTCGCTTGCTCGCGTGCTCGGTCCGGAGATCCGGGTCATCGGCGTCTCGCCGGCGGCGGTCGCCACCGATTTCGTGCCGGGCCGCGGCCGCGAGGGTGTCGAGAAACAGGCAGCCGCGACACCCCTCAGGATCGTCGCCGAGGCCGACGACGTCGCGCTCGCCGTCATGGCGGCGATCACCCATCTGAGGCTCACCA
This portion of the Phreatobacter stygius genome encodes:
- a CDS encoding nucleotidyl transferase AbiEii/AbiGii toxin family protein, translating into MGWRNAVAAWALGGGTAIMLWLNHRTSKDIDIFIDDPQYLGISHPGWVRREFGIARTMTRPPTI
- a CDS encoding GntR family transcriptional regulator; translated protein: MTRSPAARRSSDVYEWLRAAIVTGDLRPNEPLIEADLAERLAVSRTPVRESLQRLAAAGLIVPRKRGWSVREYTTEEMQRKSEVRAGLEGYATYLAAERATAADLAVIANLHQERLALTPADEALRVKTNRAFHDAVIAAAKNPELASAIYETGQFYFNGPVARLTLGEEMRLGNADHQRIVDALIARDAPAAERAMRDHIRRTLSVFQRVADLKG
- a CDS encoding SDR family NAD(P)-dependent oxidoreductase, with the protein product MAEIRAGGQGEYALEGRVAIVTGGSNGIGAATVRRLAAGGATVVVGYNSGQERAEALIGELPGAGHLALQIPMEDTSAIVAAAEAVATRFGRADMLVNSAGVTRAVPHADLDGLTDEVFDRILRTNVRGPFATIRAFAPLMKRGGDAIIVNISSLSAVTGLGSSIAYCASKAALDTMGLSLARVLGPEIRVIGVSPAAVATDFVPGRGREGVEKQAAATPLRIVAEADDVALAVMAAITHLRLTTGSTLVVDSGRHL